TTGTCAGTGAATTTCTCTCAACATGTAAGCGCAGGCTAATTCATCAATACTGTAGGTTTAATTAACTGATAGAGCCTCTTCTGAGAATCGTGCACTGCGTTGCTACTGGTTAAACAGTAATTAGTATATGGTGAGGGCACTACTATTTATAATATAGGTAGTTGTGGAATTACCAATCAGCTCAAACAGTCATGGAATAGAAAATTCACTGATTAAGTAGTTCGACTTGTAAATGATATGGCGCCGCAATAAAGAGGAGTATGAGAAAGATTTTCTCAAGCATATATGAGTAGGAAGCCTACACGACTATGAATATGAAGAGTAAAAAATACTATCTGATTTTATGCCGAGTGAGAGTTGAAAATCGTCATTTCCCAAAAATATAGAAAGAAGCAACTCAATAAGTACATTTTAGTATAATCTTAGAAACCATCTTTGTACTAAAATATGCTGGTTTTCTTAGTGAGCAAAGGTTTATGCTTGTTCTTATACCATGCTAGTTCTCCATTTGTCATTTTAAGAACGGACGTTTGTAAAATGACAAATGGTCCCGTAGTTTGCTTTCATGAGACAATATGTTGCCTATTATAGAGTCAGTACTGCCAAGCAGGGTAGTTCGGGTTTAGGGCTGGAAGCCCAGCAGTACGCCGTAGTGCAGTACTTGCGTGATGAAAATCGATTGCTAGCGCATTTCACCGAAGTGGAAAGTGGCAAAAGAAATCAGCGGCCACAGTTGCAAGCCGCTATTGCCTTCGCCCGTCAAGCCGGAGCTACCTTATTGATTGCCAAACTTGACCGTCTCAGTCGCAACGCCGGATTTATTTTTGCCTTGCGCGACAGTGGAGTTGATTTTGTGTGCTGCGACATGCCGGACGCCAATACTCTGACCGTGGGTATTTTTGCTGTGCTGGCCCAGCACGAACGTGAGCTCATCAGTAGGCGAACGAAAGATGCTCTTCACGCCCTTAAGCAGCGTGGGGTACAGCTTGGCGTGCCGGCTAACTTAACGACTACGGCCATTCGGAAAGGACAGACAGTGCGTGAACAGAATGCGCGCGACAACAAGGAAAACCGTCAGGCTATGCGGCTGGCTGTGCTCTTGCGCGAGCAAGGTCATCGGCTGCAACAGATAGCCGACGAGCTCAACCACGGTGATTATCGCACGCGGCGGGGCAAGCAGTTTGGCCCTACCGCTGTCCGGCGCCTACTTCAGCGGCATGCAACAGGCACATAATGGAGGTAGCATCGCCTTCTTTACTTAACCGAATATCGGTGAGCTATTCTGTGATGTTGCATGTAGTAAATGCAGGTTAAGTAGGGCCTTAACATATAGTTAGAAAATAAATTTGCATTTCTGAAACCCACTCGCATACATTTGTAACATCAATTCTTTCCAATAAAGTAAAGGATTGTTTTTATACAGAGGCGCGGAGAGACAGGCTCTATGAACCGCCGACAACCCCCGGAACATCCGGAACGGTGCCAAGTCCTGACCATATAAAAACAACAATGCCGTGAGCACGATCACCAGCTTTGCCGCCTTACCCATCACCCGCGCTGCCTTACAGCATGGTTGTTGTGATTTCATGCGTTCTATCGTCTGTATGCAGATGATAAGCATGGGCTGCTAGGGGCTAGGGATTACTCTTTTTCCTTCTTGTTTGCTCACGTAGTGGAAGGCGGTAGCATGCCTATTCGCTACCCCGCACCCGGGCCTTATTGTGTCCTCGCAGTTCTGGTTTACCGATTTTGATCGGTAGAGCTGTAGTGACCAGATACCGCCGAGTGCATCTACTTGTTCCTTCTTCAACAGCGTTGCCATCGGTTTTTCTGGTGGCAACAGCCTACCGGCGCCCATGCCCCGGCCGTCAATGAAGCGCCTGCGTGCGGAACTGCCATTCGGCTACATGGACTGAGTAAACCACAAGGAAGCCGCGTCGCTACATGACGCTAGGCAAAGCACACTTCACTTGTCACTTCTCTTTTTTCATACATGAAAATCTCTACCCTTGGGGCAGTGCCTATCGTTTTGGCGAGCTTCGCTACTGCAAGCTTTGCTCAAACTGCACCTACGCAAACTGTGACCGGCACCATCGTTGATGCCGCGGACCGCAGTCCACTTCCGGGCGTGACGGTGGTCGTGAAAGGCACCACGGTGGGCGCTTCTACCGATCTGAACGGACAGTTCTCGCTCAGCTTGCCGGAAAGCAGCAATACGTTGGTTGTCAGCGCAGTTGGTTATGTGGGGCAGACTGTAACAGTAACATCAGGCACAGTACGGATTGCGCTCAAATCCGACGTTAAGCAGCTCTCGGAAGTGGTGGTGACGGGCTACAGCGAGCAAAATCGTAAAACGCTGACCAGTGCCATTAGCTCGGTGAAGGGCGATGAACTGCGGGATATTCCTGCGGCCAGCCCTGACCAGCTTCTACAGGGCAAAGCGCCGGGGGTGCAGGTGTCAGCCAACTCGGGCGTACCGGGTGGGGGCGTATTTATCCGCATTCGGGGCAGCAACTCCGTCAATGCCAGCAACGACCCGCTTTATGTGGTAGACGGTGTGTTCATCAACAACAGCAACCTGATTGCTACTGGCCTCGGCAATCAAGTAGCTTCCAACCCGCTGGCTGATCTGAACCCGCAGGATATTGAAAGCATGGAAATCCTGAAGGATGCCAACGCCACGGCCATTTATGGTTCGCGCGGGGCCAACGGCGTGGTGCTGATTCGTACCAAACGCGGCAAAGCCGGCGACAAAACGCGCATCACTTTCAACACGTATCAAGCCCGCTCGAAGGCGCCGAAAGAGTATAAGCTAGTAAGCGGGCCGGAGCTGGCGACACTGGAAAACGAGCGGTTTCTCAATGACGGCGGCAACCCTGCTTTGTTGCCTTACCGTTCGGTTGCTTCTGGCGGGCGAGGTTTGCCTGAAGAGCAGCAAACCTACGACCGACTGAGCGACGTGTTCCGCACGGCTCAGACCCAGAGCTATGAACTATCGGCGGCTGGGGGCTCCGAAAAAACGCAGTTCTACATCGGGGCGGGTTATTTCAAGCAGGAAGCCATTGCCCGGCCTACTGATTTCGACCGATTCAGCTTGCGCGTCAACCTCGACAACTCGGTGAACGAGAAGCTGCGCATCGGAACGAGCACGGCCCTGACCCGCACTCACCGCAACGTGAGCAGCAACGACAACAACCCGGTGGGGGTTATCAACTCAGCTTTGTTCCCGCGCACCAACCTGCCGGAGTATAACCCCGACGGCTCGTACGCTAAATACGGCTCATTCGACAACCACCAAGCCCTCATCGACAACCTTAACAACGATGCAGTAGGCACCCGCGGCATCTCGAACGTGTACGGGGAGTACCGTTTCCTGAAGAACTTGACGTTGCGTAGCAGTTGGAGCATTGACTTCAACGAGATGTACGAAAACAACTTCAACAACACGCTGATTTTGGCCGGGCAGCCACGCGGCACAGCCACATCCTACCTCTCGCGCGACATCACGCTGCTCAATGAGCAAACGCTGAACTACAACGTAGACTTTGGCACCGACCACTCCCTGCAAGCGCTGGTAGGTAATACCATACAGAAAAACACGTTCCAGCGCACGTCGTTGTTTGGGCAGCAATTCCCGAGCAACGACCTCACAAGCATCGCCTCGGCTGCCACCCAAACGGGTACATCGTCTCGCTCTGAGGCCGGGTTGCTATCATTTTTCGGTAAGGCCACTTATAGCTTCAAGCAGCGCTACACCGCCGATTTAAGCTTGCGGGCCGATGCTTCTTCACGCTTCGGGAGCGACAAACGTTGGGGTTACTTCCCGGCCGTGGGGCTAGGCTGGCGCTTGGGCGAGGAGAATTTCATCAAGGATCTGAATGTATTCCAAGAGCTGAAACTGCGGGCTAGCGTTGGCAAGACGGGCAACCAAGCCGGTATCAGCGACTTCGCGGCGCTTGGACTGGTGCAGGGTGGGGCCAACTACCTGGACTTGCCAGGTACGGCCCCTCTGCAATTAGCTAACCCCAACTTAAGCTGGGAATCGACGCGGCAGTGGAACGTGGGCGTTGATGTAGCGGTGCTGCAAAACCGGCTGCAACTCGAGCTTAATTATTATGACAAGTACACCTCAGGGCTGCTGCTGAACGTGCCAGTACCTCGCAAAACCGGATTTGCCTCTATCGTAGAAAACTACGGTGCCGTTAGTAATAAGGGCGTGGAAGCCCAGCTAACCGCCAACTGGCTGCCCAAGGGCGCGGTGCAATGGAGTACCACCTTCAACGTGGCTCGCAACGTGAACAAAATTCAGAAGCTGGCTGCCCCGATTACCGCTGGCTCCCGCGACATTTTCCGGTTGGAAGAAGGCGCGCCGCTGTACTCGTTCTGGCTCTATCACCAAACCGGTGTGAACTCTGAAAGTGGCGATGCTGAGTACGAGGATGTGAATGGCGACGGACAGCTTTCGGTGGCCGACCGCAAGCTAGTGGGCAATGCTTGGCCCGACTATTTCGGGGGCGTCAGCAACTCAGTTAGCTATAAAGGCTTCGATTTTGGGTTTCTGCTGAATTTCGAGCAAGGGGCGAAAATCATGAACATGAACCGCTTCTTCTTGGTGCACGGCGGCACTCAAAGCAACATCGGCTACCTACGCGAGCAACTCGACCGTTGGCAGCAACCCGGCGACCAAACCGATATTCCGCGCCTGACCACCAATCCGGCTAGCAACAACTACGGCGGCGTGGTGCAGAACCTGAGCGACCGATACTTGGAAGACGGCTCGTTCCTGCGCTTGCGCACGCTCACGCTGGGCTACACTGTGCCCAAGGAGGCTATCGGACGGGTGCACCTAAACTCGTTGCGCGTGTACGTGCAAGCTGCTAACCTCTTTACCATCACGCCTTATTCCGGGCTGGATCCGGAAATCAACTCGCAGAGCGGCGTGCAGAACAGTAAAAACATCGACTGGGCCACGGTACCCCAACCCCGCACTTTCCAAGTGGGCGTAACGGTCGGACTCTAAGCATTATTCTAGATGAAAAAGAATATATACCGCCTTCTTTTTGCGTTCAACTTAGCTGCGGCTACGGTGAGTTTAACCGGGTGCAGCGACCTGTTGGAACCTACCCCGGTGCAGCAGTTGCCTGACAACCGCGCCATTACCGATGCGGGCAGCGCCCGCTCGGCCACCATCGGCGTTTACGACCGGGTGCAGGCATATTACCAACTAAACTGGCCGGTACTCGGCTTTTTGCCGGGCGAAGATGTGCGCTTCAACGGTACGCTCAACCAGTTTCTGCAAATCGACCAAAACCAGCTCAGCGCCGACAACGTGCTCATTACCGAGGCTTGGACGCAGATGTACCAAGCCATTAATGGCGCCAACAACGTTATTGCTGCCTTGCCCGCTGTTGAGGACCCCTTGCTGCCCGCCACCGAGAAAAACCAGTTGCTCGGCGAAGCTTACTTTTTGCGGGCCTTGGTATACTTCGATTTGGGCCGGGGTTGGGGCGGCGTGCCGCTGGTACTGACGCCTACCCGCACCAAGGAAAACGGCCAAGGCCAGGGTCGCAGCACCCTCGCCCAGACCTACGACCAAGTGCTAGCCGATTTAACCCAGGCCGAAACGCTGCTACCTGAAGCTACCACCCGCAACCGGGCCGTGAAAGCCACCACCCGCGCCCTGCGTGCCCGTCTGCACCTCTACCGCCAGCAGTGGACAGAGGCAGAAGTAGCCGCTACGCAAGTGATTAGCAGCGCCAACTACAGCTTGGTAACGCCTTACCGCACCATATCCACGGCGCCTTTCCTGAGCCGGGAGTCCATCTTGGAGCTTACTTTCAGTAATGCCGATGCCAACACCATGTGGA
This genomic window from Hymenobacter volaticus contains:
- a CDS encoding recombinase family protein; translated protein: MRQYVAYYRVSTAKQGSSGLGLEAQQYAVVQYLRDENRLLAHFTEVESGKRNQRPQLQAAIAFARQAGATLLIAKLDRLSRNAGFIFALRDSGVDFVCCDMPDANTLTVGIFAVLAQHERELISRRTKDALHALKQRGVQLGVPANLTTTAIRKGQTVREQNARDNKENRQAMRLAVLLREQGHRLQQIADELNHGDYRTRRGKQFGPTAVRRLLQRHATGT
- a CDS encoding SusC/RagA family TonB-linked outer membrane protein, translating into MKISTLGAVPIVLASFATASFAQTAPTQTVTGTIVDAADRSPLPGVTVVVKGTTVGASTDLNGQFSLSLPESSNTLVVSAVGYVGQTVTVTSGTVRIALKSDVKQLSEVVVTGYSEQNRKTLTSAISSVKGDELRDIPAASPDQLLQGKAPGVQVSANSGVPGGGVFIRIRGSNSVNASNDPLYVVDGVFINNSNLIATGLGNQVASNPLADLNPQDIESMEILKDANATAIYGSRGANGVVLIRTKRGKAGDKTRITFNTYQARSKAPKEYKLVSGPELATLENERFLNDGGNPALLPYRSVASGGRGLPEEQQTYDRLSDVFRTAQTQSYELSAAGGSEKTQFYIGAGYFKQEAIARPTDFDRFSLRVNLDNSVNEKLRIGTSTALTRTHRNVSSNDNNPVGVINSALFPRTNLPEYNPDGSYAKYGSFDNHQALIDNLNNDAVGTRGISNVYGEYRFLKNLTLRSSWSIDFNEMYENNFNNTLILAGQPRGTATSYLSRDITLLNEQTLNYNVDFGTDHSLQALVGNTIQKNTFQRTSLFGQQFPSNDLTSIASAATQTGTSSRSEAGLLSFFGKATYSFKQRYTADLSLRADASSRFGSDKRWGYFPAVGLGWRLGEENFIKDLNVFQELKLRASVGKTGNQAGISDFAALGLVQGGANYLDLPGTAPLQLANPNLSWESTRQWNVGVDVAVLQNRLQLELNYYDKYTSGLLLNVPVPRKTGFASIVENYGAVSNKGVEAQLTANWLPKGAVQWSTTFNVARNVNKIQKLAAPITAGSRDIFRLEEGAPLYSFWLYHQTGVNSESGDAEYEDVNGDGQLSVADRKLVGNAWPDYFGGVSNSVSYKGFDFGFLLNFEQGAKIMNMNRFFLVHGGTQSNIGYLREQLDRWQQPGDQTDIPRLTTNPASNNYGGVVQNLSDRYLEDGSFLRLRTLTLGYTVPKEAIGRVHLNSLRVYVQAANLFTITPYSGLDPEINSQSGVQNSKNIDWATVPQPRTFQVGVTVGL
- a CDS encoding RagB/SusD family nutrient uptake outer membrane protein yields the protein MKKNIYRLLFAFNLAAATVSLTGCSDLLEPTPVQQLPDNRAITDAGSARSATIGVYDRVQAYYQLNWPVLGFLPGEDVRFNGTLNQFLQIDQNQLSADNVLITEAWTQMYQAINGANNVIAALPAVEDPLLPATEKNQLLGEAYFLRALVYFDLGRGWGGVPLVLTPTRTKENGQGQGRSTLAQTYDQVLADLTQAETLLPEATTRNRAVKATTRALRARLHLYRQQWTEAEVAATQVISSANYSLVTPYRTISTAPFLSRESILELTFSNADANTMWNNWFPSALGGQFNFQPVPAAIALLNDPAVGGNRSALLATTTIAGANVIYGNLYSRSAQRDDPSYVLRLAEQYLIRAEARTRLGKLTEALADLNVVRSRAGVPASTAASAEALLLAIENERRVEFAFEADRWFNLVRTGRAGVVLGVTDQRRWLFPIPFNDLVADPDLEQNPGY